A genomic stretch from Primulina huaijiensis isolate GDHJ02 chromosome 14, ASM1229523v2, whole genome shotgun sequence includes:
- the LOC140957217 gene encoding uncharacterized protein has protein sequence MKKEELSKDSRKTYRLKQRSLRFILINGVFYKRSLSRPLLKCLGPKQSNYVLREIHEGCCRNQLGSYFLAWKILLAGYFWPTMQKDALTIVISCLEVTNRSLVQSLKTRLGNAKGNWVEELPSMLWSYMTTPKIGTGETPFSLVYGNKAVLLAEIDEKTSRVMFYDDQNDERRTADLDFLEEKREAAAIRMEAYKRHKARSYNRKVIQRSFQVGDLVWKKIQDVDVGKLDPRWEGPFKVVEKLSSGAYYFEDLLGKKLKRPWNAYHLRKYYA, from the exons ATGAAAAAGGAAGAGCTCTCCAAAGATTCAAGAAAGACATACAGGCTGAAGCAAAGAAGCCTTCGATTTATACTTATTAATGGGGTTTTCTACAAGAGGTCACTCTCTCGACCTCTTCTCAAGTGCTTGGGTCCCAAGCAATCAAACTACGTGCTAAGGGAAATTCACGAAGGCTGTTGCAGAAATCAATTGGGATCTTATTTCTTGGCATGGAAGATACTCCTAGCCGGGTATTTCTGGCCAACTATGCAGAAAGACGCCCTAACTATCGTCATTTCAT GTTTGGAGGTCACCAACAGGTCCTTAGTACAAAGTCTTAAAACCAGACTTGGGAACGCAAAGGGTAATTGGGTGGAGGAACTCCCCAGCATGCTCTGGTCATACATGACTACTCCGAAGATTGGCACTGGGGAGACACCTTTCAGCCTGGTTTATGGAAATAAAGCAGTCCTTCTCGCAGAGATCGACGAAAAGACCTCCCGAGTAATGTTCTATGATGATCAAAATGATGAGAGGCGGACAGCAGACTTAGATTTCTTGGAAGAAAAGAGGGAAGCCGCAGCCATAAGAATGGAAGCTTACAAAAGACACAAAGCCCGGTCCTACAATAGAAAGGTCATTCAGAGGAGCTTTCAAGTTGGAGACCTTGTTTGGAAAAAGATTCAGGATGTGGATGTTGGAAAGCTGGATCCAAGATGGGAAGGACCGTTCAAGGTGGTGGAGAAGCTGAGTTCAGGTGCATATTATTTTGAAGACCTGTTAGGGAAGAAGTTGAAGAGGCCATGGAATGCTTATCACCTCCGTAAATATTATGCTTAG